In one Lepisosteus oculatus isolate fLepOcu1 chromosome 26, fLepOcu1.hap2, whole genome shotgun sequence genomic region, the following are encoded:
- the LOC102683212 gene encoding galectin-9-like isoform X2 has product MAFYNQQPFLSPKIPFTGSIQGGLQEGKAITVTGRVLPGAERFHVNLQCGSRKNPRADIAFHFNPRYEGFQDYVVCNTLQNQSWGAEERKYEMPLARGTPFTLMIMVNRDTYMVAVNGSHFLDFKHRISISSVDTISVEGGVEVNSIAFQNPMPQFAAQPSFPVSSAFAMPAYGMPPPAYTPPQTYAVPYKTFIPGGLCPGRIITIQGRVRPQASRFHINLRFQYGIAFHFNPRFGENTVVRNTQLQEKWGQEERGGSMPFIPGHNFLVVIMCDSQCYSVAVNSSQVFTYRHRVSELQKIDILEVDGDVDLTSVTF; this is encoded by the exons ATGGCTTTCTATAACCAACAGCCCTTCCTCAGCCCG AAAATCCCCTTCACGGGCTCTATCCAGGGGGGCCTGCAGGAAGGGAAGGCGATCACGGTGACAGGACGAGTCCTGCCCGGTGCCGAGAG GTTCCACGTGAATCTGCAGTGCGGCTCCCGCAAGAACCCACGCGCCGACATCGCCTTCCACTTCAACCCGCGCTACGAGGGCTTCCAGGACTACGTGGTCTGCAACACTCTGCAGAACCAGTCATGGGGGGCAGAGGAGCGCAAGTACGAGATGCCCCTGGCCAGGGGTACCCCCTTCACCCTCATGATCATGGTCAACCGTGACACGTACATG GTGGCCGTCAACGGAAGCCACTTCCTGGACTTCAAGCACAGGATCTCCATCAGCAGTGTGGACACCATCTCGGTGGAGGGCGGCGTGGAGGTGAACTCCATTGCATTCCAGAACCCCATG CCTCAGTTTGCTGCTCAGCCTTCCTTCCCA gttTCCTCTGCATTTGCTATGCCGGCTTATGGAATG CCACCTCCTGCCTACACTCCTCCACAGACCTAC GCTGTGCCGTATAAGACCTTCATTCCCGGAGGCCTCTGTCCTGGCAGGATCATCACCATCCAGGGGCGCGTCAGGCCTCAGGCCAGCAG GTTCCACATCAACCTGCGCTTCCAGTACGGGATCGCCTTCCACTTCAACCCCCGGTTCGGCGAGAACACGGTGGTGAGGAACACGCAGCTGCAGGAGAAGTGGGGCCAGGAGGAGCGTGGCGGGAGCATGCCCTTCATACCAGGCCACAACTTCCTG GTGGTAATTATGTGCGATAGTCAGTGCTACTCTGTGGCAGTGAACAGCAGTCAGGTGTTCACCTACCGCCATCGCGTCTCTGAGCTGCAGAAGATCGACATCCTGGAGGTGGATGGCGACGTGGACCTGACCTCTGTGACGTTCTGA
- the LOC102683212 gene encoding galectin-9B-like isoform X1: protein MAFYNQQPFLSPKIPFTGSIQGGLQEGKAITVTGRVLPGAERFHVNLQCGSRKNPRADIAFHFNPRYEGFQDYVVCNTLQNQSWGAEERKYEMPLARGTPFTLMIMVNRDTYMVAVNGSHFLDFKHRISISSVDTISVEGGVEVNSIAFQNPMPQFAAQPSFPVLQGRNQPRNQPRNHPRNQPSNRSHLKQVSSAFAMPAYGMPPPAYTPPQTYAVPYKTFIPGGLCPGRIITIQGRVRPQASRFHINLRFQYGIAFHFNPRFGENTVVRNTQLQEKWGQEERGGSMPFIPGHNFLVVIMCDSQCYSVAVNSSQVFTYRHRVSELQKIDILEVDGDVDLTSVTF, encoded by the exons ATGGCTTTCTATAACCAACAGCCCTTCCTCAGCCCG AAAATCCCCTTCACGGGCTCTATCCAGGGGGGCCTGCAGGAAGGGAAGGCGATCACGGTGACAGGACGAGTCCTGCCCGGTGCCGAGAG GTTCCACGTGAATCTGCAGTGCGGCTCCCGCAAGAACCCACGCGCCGACATCGCCTTCCACTTCAACCCGCGCTACGAGGGCTTCCAGGACTACGTGGTCTGCAACACTCTGCAGAACCAGTCATGGGGGGCAGAGGAGCGCAAGTACGAGATGCCCCTGGCCAGGGGTACCCCCTTCACCCTCATGATCATGGTCAACCGTGACACGTACATG GTGGCCGTCAACGGAAGCCACTTCCTGGACTTCAAGCACAGGATCTCCATCAGCAGTGTGGACACCATCTCGGTGGAGGGCGGCGTGGAGGTGAACTCCATTGCATTCCAGAACCCCATG CCTCAGTTTGCTGCTCAGCCTTCCTTCCCA GTACTGCAGGGCAGAAACCAACCTAGAAACCAACCTAGAAACCATCCTAGAAACCAACCTAGTAACCGATCACATCTCAAACAA gttTCCTCTGCATTTGCTATGCCGGCTTATGGAATG CCACCTCCTGCCTACACTCCTCCACAGACCTAC GCTGTGCCGTATAAGACCTTCATTCCCGGAGGCCTCTGTCCTGGCAGGATCATCACCATCCAGGGGCGCGTCAGGCCTCAGGCCAGCAG GTTCCACATCAACCTGCGCTTCCAGTACGGGATCGCCTTCCACTTCAACCCCCGGTTCGGCGAGAACACGGTGGTGAGGAACACGCAGCTGCAGGAGAAGTGGGGCCAGGAGGAGCGTGGCGGGAGCATGCCCTTCATACCAGGCCACAACTTCCTG GTGGTAATTATGTGCGATAGTCAGTGCTACTCTGTGGCAGTGAACAGCAGTCAGGTGTTCACCTACCGCCATCGCGTCTCTGAGCTGCAGAAGATCGACATCCTGGAGGTGGATGGCGACGTGGACCTGACCTCTGTGACGTTCTGA